The sequence CCCCAACTGTCTGATGGATTAAAACAGTTAGCCAAATCTACAGGCGTTCCGCTCAAAAGCGTACTGTTAGCGGCACATTTACGGGTGTTAAATTTGCTGAGTGGACAGTCAGATATAGTTACAGGATTAGTCACTAACGGCAGATTAGAACAAAAAGATGGCGATCGCATTCTGGGACTATTCTTGAATACCTTGCCATTGCGATTACATTTAGATGGTGGGACTTGGCTAGATTTAATTCAAGAAGTGTTTCAAGTAGAGCGAGAATTATTAAATTTTCGTTGGTATCCCCTAGCTCAACTACAGCAGAATTTTGGTGGTCAGTCTCTTTTTGAGGTAGCTTTTAACTTTGTCAATTTTCATGTTTATCAAGGTTTGCAAAATCAGGATAATGTAGAATTTTTGGAAGAAAAATCTTTCCAAGAAACTAACTTCCCTTTGTTTGCTGACTTTAGCCTTAATGCTTTTTCATCGCAAGTAAACTTAGTGCTAGAATACAACGCAGCAGAATTTTCTTCAGCACAAATTCAGGCGATAGGTGGTTATTATGTCAATGCGCTAGCAGCAATGGTACATACACCATCTGCACGCTATGAGTCGCAGTCACTATTATCTGCTGAAGAAACACAACAATTATTGGTCGAGTGGAATCAAACATCCTCTGAGATTTTACCGAATGTTTGTCTTCATCAGTTAATAGAAAATCAAGTTCAACAGACACCTAATGCTGTTGCTGTAGTATTTAACAATCAGCAACTAACTTATGATGAATTAAACTGCCGTGCGAATCAACTCGCACATTATCTCCAAGATTTAGGAGTAAAACCAGAGGTACTGGTTGGTATCTGCGTCGAACGTTCTTTGGATATGATAGTAGGAATTTTGGGCATCCTCAAAGCTGGTGGAGCCTACTTACCTTTAGACCCATCTTATCCGCAGGAAAGGCTAGCGTATATGTTAGCAGATGCTCAAGTACCAGTTTTGTTAACTCAACAGCAACCGCTATCAACATTACCGCCCCACACAGCAAAAGTTATCTGCCTAGATACCGACTGGGAGATAATTTCTCAGCGCTCTTTCTTTAACCCACAATCAAAAGTTACACCCCAAAACTTAGCTTATGTCATCTATACCTCCGGCTCCACAGGTCAATCGAAGGGTGTGATGATTGAGCATCAAAGCTTCGTCAATGCTTATCTAGGTTGGGAGCAAGTTTATCAGTTACGCTCAAAAGCCAGTTGTCACCTGCAAATAGCCAGTTTCGCTTTTGATGTCTTTTCTGGTGATATGGTACGTGCTTTGTGTTCTGGTGGCAAGTTGGTGTTATGTCCCAAAGAGGTATTGTTATCGCCAGAGCAGCTATACGCGCTGATGCTGCAAGAACAGGTTGACTGTGCTGAATTTGTTCCCGTCGTTCTGCGACACTTATGCACATATCTGGAGCAAAATCAACAACGTCTCGACTTTATGCAACTGCTGATTTGTGGCTCTGATAGTTGGTATGGCGGAGAGTATGAGCAATTCCGGTGTTTATGTGGTTCTCAAACACGATTAATCAATTCCTTTGGTTTGACTGAAGCCACTATTGACAGTTCATACTTTGAAAGCATCACCGCTAACTTACCAACAGAGCAATTAGTGCCTATTGGTCGTCCCTTTCCTCACACCCAAATATATATTCTCGACTCCAACTTGCAGCCAGTACCTATTGGTGTGACTGGAGAACTCTACATTAGCGGTAAGGGTTTAGCTAGGGGTTATCGCCACCGTCCCGATTTAACTGCGGCAAAATTCTTACCCAATCCTTTCAGCCATCAACCAGAGGCGAGGCTATACAAAACTGGTGACTTAGCACGTTACTGGGCAGATGGTAATATTGAGTTTCTCAGAAGAAGCGATCGCCAAGTAAAAATTCGCGGTTTCCGCATTGAATTAGGCGAAATTGAAGCAGTATTAAGCCAACATCCGGGTTTAAGAGAATCTGTAGTCACAGTTAGAGAAGACATACCCAACGACCAACGTCTTGTAGCTTACTTTGTTTCCCAATCTGGAGACATTTCTGTATTTCAATTACGTAACTTTTTAAAAGCTAAATTGCCAGCTTACATGATACCAACAACCTTTATGGTATTAGAAGCAATTCCTCTTACCCCCAATGGCAAAATCGACCGTCGCGCCTTACCTGCACCGGACACAGTCGCAGTACAAACAGAAAAAAATCCTGCTCCAGCTTCCACAGCAGTTCAAGAATTACTTATTGGCATTTGGGAAGCAATTTTAGGCATTACACAAATTGGCATTGATGATAATTTCTTTGAATTAGGTGGACACTCGCTGTTAGCTACTCGTGTGATTTCTCAAATTCGTAAAAGTTTCAAAGTAGACTTGCCTTTACGCAATTTATTTGAGTTACCAACAATAGCAGAACTAGCCAAAGAAATTGAAAAATTAAAACAAGCCGAGTTAAAATTAACATTACCGCCTATTAAACCTAGTTCTAGATTAGACAAGATACCTCTTTCATTTCCTCAACAAAGATTATGGTATTTAGAACAATTACAACCTAATCAAACAGCTTTCAATATTTTGGATGCTGTGCGTATTAGTGGTTTACTAAATATTTCTGCTCTAAATAAAAGCCTCAATGAAATTATTCGTCGTCATGAGATTCTCCGTACTACCTTCACTATAGTTAATGGGGAACCTGCTCAAATAATTGCCCCATCTCTAACCCTTAAACTAAATATCTTAGACCTCAGCCAATTAGCAGATAATGAACAGCAGCAAACAGCCTATAAATTAGCACAACAAGAAGCTGAAAAGCCATTTGTTTTAGATAAAGGGCCATTAGTAAGAGCAACCCTTATTAGAGTAACTGAAGCAGATTATATATTGCTTTTGACGATGCACCACATTATTTCTGATGGTTGGTCTACAGGAGTTTTAATTCAGGAATTTCTAGAATTGTATGAAGCCTTTTGTCTGGATAAACCTTCCCCACTTCCAGAATTAGCAATTCAATATGCAGACTTTGCAATTTGGCAGCGTCAGTCTTTCCAAGGAGAAGTATTACAAAATCTACTAGGTTATTGGCAGCAACAGCTTAAAAACTTACCAATTCTCAAATTACCTACAGACTACCCACGACCGGATATTGTTACTTATAATGGTGCAAAACAATCTTTAACACTGAGTAAAACATTATTTGCAGCTATTAAAACTCTGAGTCTGCAAGAAGAAACTACTGTTTTTATGACCTTATTGGCAGCTTTTAATGTTGTCTTGCATTACTACAGTGGACAAGACGAGATTGTAGTAGGTACTGATGTTGCTAATAGAAATAGATCGGAAACTGAAGGCTTAATTGGATTTTTTGTCAATCAATTAGTTTTACGTAACTCGGTTACAGGCAATCCCAGCTTTTCAGAATTATTACAAAGGGTCAAGGAAGTAACTTTAGGAGCATATTCGCATCAAGATGTACCTTTTGATATTTTAGTTAATACGCTCAATCCAGAACGTAAACTAAATTTATCACCGTTATTTCAAGTCAAGTTTATTCTCGATAATACGCAAGCACCACCATTAGAACTGGCAGGTTTAACAATTAATCCCCTAGAAATTACTAGAAGTACAACTCAGCTTGATTTAATTTTGAGATTAATAGAAACGCCAAATGGTATGGTTGCTGATTTAGAATACAACACTGATATATTTGTGTCTGGAACTATTGCCAAAATACTCAAACATTGGGAAATAGTTTTGATGCAGGTTGTAAATCATCGGGATCTAAGATTGCAAGAATTAGTAGATGCGATCGCAGCAGCAGAGACACAAGAGAAAAGCCTTGCCAAAATCAAGCATAAACAAGATATTCAACAAAAAATTAAAACAATTAAGCGCAAAGCTATTACATCGTAAATATGAAAAAATTAGAAATTAACAATCTACGCAGGAAAGCGATAAAGCTAAACTCAACAGAATTAATTACAATAGAGAACAGTGGTACGTTACCTCAGGTAGTAAAACCTGCAATTGATCATGTTGATTTAATAGACTGGCTAGAAAATAGTCGTGAGTTTATTGTTAATAATTTACTCAAATATGGTGCTATCCTTTTTCGTGGATTTAGCTTAGATACACCATCTGCCTTTGAAAATTTTGGCTTAACAATTTGTACAGAACTTTTCAATGAAAACGGTGAACATCCGCGTGAAACAGTTAGTGGTAAAGTCTATACTCCAGTTTTTTATCCGGCTGACAGAAAGCTGTTATGGCATAATGAAAATTCTTTTAACTATCGCTTTCCTTTAAAAATTATGTTTGGTTGTCGCCAAACAGCACAACAAGGCGGAGAAACACCAATTGTTGATAGCCGTCAAGTTTTTAAGTTAATTGACCCTAAGATTCGTGATGTCTTTATTGATAAGCAGGTAATGTATGTTCGTAATTACGGCGATGGGTTGGGGCTTGATTGGCAAACAGTATTTCAAACTCAAAACCGGGTAGAAGTTGAAAGAAGATGCCATCAAGATGTAATGAATTTTGAATGGAAATCAGAAAATCGCTTGCGGACGTTTTCTGTTCGCCCTGCTGTTATTAAACATCACCAAACAGGTGAATTATCTTGGTTTAATCAAGCTCAACATTGGCATCCCGCCTGTTTAGATCCACTTGCTAGAGAAACACTATTTGCATCTTTCAAACCTGAAGATTTGCCCAGAAACTGTTATTACGGTGATGGTACTCCTATTGAAGATTCTATTATGGAAGAAATCTGTAGAGTCTATCAACAGTTAGAAGTATGTTTCCCTTGGCAAACAGGAGACGTATTACTACTAGATAATATTTTAACTGCTCATGCCAGAAATCCATTTTTAGGTGAAAGAAAACTATTGGTGGCTATGGGTGAAATGAAAAGTTATACAGAAATCGGATATTAAGGATAGTAAGCAGTATGTTAAGTCAAATTCAAGGATTCCAGCTTTCACCACAACAACAACGCCTTTGGTTATTACAACAAGATAATGCTGTTTACCGTGCTTTTTGTGCAATTACTATTCAAGGTAATTTGCGGATTAATGTATTAAGACAAGCTTTGCAGAAAGTCGTTGATAGAAATGAAATTCTGCGAACTAAATTTTACCGCTTACAAGGAACTACAGTTCCTAGCCAAGTTATAGAATCTAGCAATTTTCTGTTTATAGAACAAGAGATTATCAGCAGTGATAGTTTACAGCAGGTAATCAATGAGTTATTTGTTCAAGAGCAAAAATTCTCTCCAAGTGAAACAGAATATATATTGTTAACAAAATTATGGAAATTTAAGACTGATACCTATATTTTATTTGTTAGTCTACCCGCACTTTGTGCAGATACACAAACATTAAATAATTTAGTTGCAGAGATTAGCAGTTACTACAATGCTTGTTTGCAAAGTGAGGATATTTTAGATGCGCCTCTACAATATGCTGATGTTGCTGCTTGGCTAAATGAGTTGTTAGAGTCAGAAGAAGCTGATACAGGTAAAAAATATTGGCGACAAATAGATATTGCTAATTATGCAAATGCTAAATTAATTCTTGAAAATTTATCATTACAGAATGATAAATTTCAACCACAATTTATCACTACATCCATCAATCAGCAACTAACTAATCAAATTTCGGAAATTGCCAATAATTATCAAATTTCAACCTCGAATTTTTTATTAACTTGTTGGCTAATTTTACTTTGGAGGCTAACCGAAAATTATGAATTAATTATTGGTACTAGTTGCGACGGGCGTAACTATGAGGAATTACAAACTGGTTTGGGCTTGTTTGTTAAGTACCTACCTTTGGCTTGTGGCTTACAAGATGGTGATCGCTTCAGTGATATATTACAGAAAGTCGATAAAATCACTGCAGAAATGACCGATTGGCAAGAAAGCTTTACTTGGGAAACAGCCCTGAATGCCAATCAAAAAGATGTAGCCACAGCATTTTTCCCTCTCTGCTTTGAGTTTATAGCAGCCCCAAAAAGTTATACGGCTGGGGAAATAACATTATCCCTTGCTCAACATTATGTTTGTTTTGATCGGTTTAAAATAAAACTTACTGGAGTGCAGACTGCCAATAATGAATTAAAGGTAGAATTTCACTATGATAGCAACCTATGTACTACAGCAGATATCCAGAATCTTGCTAATCAATTTATAACTTTATTAACAAGTGCTGTAGAAAATATCCAAAACAACATCTCCCAGCTAAACATTTTAACCCCAGCCGAAAGAAAGCAACTTTTAATAGATTTTAATAATACTAAATCTCCAGAATCACCCTACCAGTGTATTCATCATTTGTTTGAAGCACAATGTCAAAAAACACCAGATAATATTGCTATTGTTTTTGCAGACCAAAAGCTAACTTATCAAGAACTAAACATTCGTGCTAACCAGTTAGCCCAATATTTGCAAAGTTTGGGTGTAGGTTCAGAAGACCTGATAGGAATTTGTATAGAACGCTCACCTTTAATGGTAATTGGTGTTTTGGGTATTCTCAAAGCTGGCGCAGCTTATGTACCTATTGACCCCAACTATCCAGCAGAACGCAAAGCCTTTATCTTGGCAGATACGCAAATGCAATTATTGCTAACTCAGTCTGAATTAAAGGCAGATTATGTTAAAAAGATTTGCTTAGATACTGATTGGAAAATTATTAACCAGCAACCCCAAATAACACCAGTTAGTGAAACTAATGCTCAGAACCTAGCTTATGTAATTTACACTTCTGGTTCTACTGGTAAACCTAAGGGAGCTTTAATTACTCACTATGGGTTAGTTAACTATCTCAACTGGTGTACACAAGCGTATCAAGTTTACCAAGGTTCAGGAACATTAGTCCATTCTTCTTTGGGCTTTGATTTAACGATTACAAGTCTATTTTCACCCTTACTTGTAGGTGCTCAAGTTGAGCTACTTCCAGAAAACCAGAGTATAGATAATTTGGCGCAAACTCTCAAAGCTAGAACTAATCTAAGTCTTGTTAAAATTACACCTGCTCATTTAGAATTACTGGGTCAACAATTATCACCCCAAGAAGCAGCAGGTAGAACACGCGCTTTTATTATTGGCGGTGAAAATCTAACTACACAACACATTAATTTCTGGCAAAAATACGCTCCTGAAACTCTATTAATCAACGAATACGGACCTACAGAAACTGTAGTCGGTTGCTGCATTTATCAAGTATCAAAAGCAGATAATTATTGTGATTCAATTCCTATCGGGCATCCCATTGCTAACACCCAACTTTACGTTTTAGACCAATACTTACAACCAGTACCAACGGGTGTGGCGGGTGAGTTATATATTGGTGGTGCAGGACTAGCACGGGGTTATCTCAACCAACCCCAATTAACTGCACAGAAGTTTATTCTACATCCTTTTAGTGATGAGCCTGGAGCGCGTCTTTATAAAACAGGCGACAAAGTACGCTTCCGCGTAGATGGCAATTTGGAATTTTTAGGGCGCTTGGATGACCAAGTAAAATTGCGGGGTTACAGGATAGAGTTAGGAGAAATTGAAGCTTTACTTTGCTTACACCCGACTGTGAAAGAAGCAGTAGTAATGGTACGGGAAGATGTGACCGATGACCAGCGTTTAGTTGCTTATCTTGTTGTTAAACCAGACTCGAATTTATCTGTAAATAATTTGCGGAGTTTTCTGCAAGAAAAACTTCCCGAATACATGATACCGACAGCTTTTATACCTTTGCATACTTTACCTTTAACTACTAATGGTAAAGTAGATCGTCGGGTGTTACCTGCACCAGAGCAGGTGAGTGTAATTGCAGAATTTTTTGTGGCTCCCCGCAATTCTTTAGAGCAGGAATTAGCAGATATCTGGGCTGAAGTTTTGCGAGTAGAAAAAGTAGGAATACATAATAACTTTTATACTTTGGGTGGGCATTCTTTGCTGGTGACTCAATTAATATCTCGCATCAGGGATATTTTGGGTGTGGAATTACTTATACAAGATGTTTTTGCCAATCCTACGGTAGCTGAATTATCTGTAGTTGTAACCCAGAAACTAGCAGAGCAATTCGATGATGAAAGTTTAGCGCGATCGCTTGCCGAACTAGAAGACCTATCCGACCAAGATATCCAATTAATCCTTTCTGACAGTCAATCGTAAAAATTACATGAGTAGCTTGTTGCAAAAAATTGCTGAACTATCTCCCGAAAAGCGTGCCTTGTTGATGCAACGGCTAAACCAGCAAAAAGGGAAAATCTCGCCAACCAAAATTCAACCACAAAGCCGAAATACTCAGACTTTCCCCCTATCCTTTGCTCAACAAAGGCTGTGGTTCTTTAGCCAATTAGAACCAGAAAGTAGTGCCCATAACATTCCTACCGCTATCCGCTTAACACGAAGGCTCAACGTCGCCGCCCTCGAAAACAGCATCAATGAAATAGTCACTCGTCATGAAATCTTACGCACTACATTTACAGTCGTAAACGGGGAACCAGTTCAGGTAATTGGTGCAGCAACAAGGCTACAACTACCAATCATTGATTTACACACAATTCCTGAAACCGAACAGGAAATAGAAGTCCAGCGTCTAGCCACCCTAGAGGCGCAAACACCCTTCAATCTAGAAACAGATTCGCTTCTGCGGGTGAAGCTGTTACGTTTGGGTGAGACAGATCATGTACTATTGTTGACCATGCACCACATCGTTTCTGATGGCTGGTCAACAGGTATACTCATCCATGAACTGACGACACTTTACAAAGCTGAAGATAGCGGACAACCACACAATTTACCAGAATTACCTATCCAATACGTAGATTTTGCCGTTTGGCAACGTCAGTGGCTGCAAGGAGAAGTTTTAAACACCCAGTTAACCTACTGGAAGCAAAAGCTTAGTGGTCATTTGCCAGTATTAGAGTTACCTACAGACCGTCCACGCCCAGCAATTCAAACTGACAGAGGCAACACTCAATCTTTTACACTTACCCCTTCTCTAACAGCCGCATTACAAAACCTCTCCCAGCAGCAAGAAGTTACTTTATTCATGACTCTGCTGGCAGCCTTCAAAACCTTACTCTATCGCTACACTGGTGCTGTTGATATCCTCGTCGGTTCACCCATTGCCAACCGTAACCACTTGGGTATAGAAGGGCTAATTGGCTTTTTTGTCAATACCTTAGTGTTGCGAACAGACTTATCGGGTAATCCTACATTTGTAGAGTTATTGCAGCGATCGCGTAAAGTTGCATTAGAAGCTTACGATCACCAAGACTTACCATTTGAAAAATTAGTAGATGAGTTGGAGCTAGCCCGTGACTTAAGCTACACACCACTATTTCAGGTGATGTTTACCCTCCAGAACACGCCTACAGTCAACTGTTCCCTACCTGATTTGACTATAACTTCTCTGGAAATAGAACAGGAAACAGCTAACTTTGATATCTCCCTGACAATGGAAGTTGTCGGAGAAGCACTTATAGGTAATATTGAATACAATACAGATTTATTTGATGCTGCTACCATCAACCGTATGGTAGATCATTTTTCTACTTTATTAGAAAGTATTATTGTTAATCCTACCGAGCATATTAGTAATTTACAAATACTAACCAACCAAGAGCAAAAACAGTTAGAGCAGTGGAACCAGACACAAGTAGAATTTAGACGAGTTATTTGCATCCATCAACTATTTGAGGCACAAGTAGAACAAACTCCCCAAGCAATAGCTGTAGTTTGCGGTGATGCACAACTAACCTACGCTCAACTCAACCAAAAAGCTAATCAACTTGCACATTACCTACAACACCAGGGAGTAGAACCAGACCAACTCATCGGCATTTGTGTAGAGCGCAGCTTAGAGATGATTGTTGGCATCTTAGGCATACTCAAAGCTGGATGTGCCTATTTACCCCTCGACCCCAGTTATCCGTCAGAGCGAATCGCATACATGATGGCAGATGCTGGAGTTTCATTACTACTTACTCAAGACAAATTACTCGCAAAAATTCCAGCCTACACAGGCAAAATCATTTGTTTAGATGCTCACTGGCAACATATAGCCCAAGCAAGCCCAGCCAATTACCATAGCCAAGTTAGGGCAGATAACTTAGCCTACGTCATTTATACCTCTGGTTCCACAGGTCAAGCTAAGGGCGTGATGATTGAACATCAAAGCTTAGTCAACGCCTACTTTGCCTGGGAGAAAGCTTACAAACTGCATCAAATTAAAACTCATCTGCAAATGGCCAGTTTTTCCTTTGATGTGTTTGCAGGCGACTTAGTGAGAGCATTGTGTTCTGGCGGCACATTGGTACTGTGTCCGCGAGATGTTTTGCTGGAACCCGCACAGTTGTACAAGCTTATACATACACACCAGGTAGATTGTGCGGAATTTGTACCGATAGTATTTCGTCACCTAATGCAGTACCTGCAAGAAAGTGGGCAGCGCCTAGACTGGATGCGGTTAGTGATTTGTGGTTCTGATAATTGGTATGTGAGTGAGTATAACCAAGCCAAACAATATTGCAGTCAAGATACACAAATTATTAATTCCTATGGCTTAACAGAAGCGACAATTGATAGTTGTTATTGTGCAGATGTGACTGATTTAGCTCCAGAGCGATCGCTACCTATTGGCCGACCATTTGCTAATATCCAAATGTATATCTTGGATGCACATTTGCAATTGGTACCTGTGGGTGTGCCAGGAGAACTTTACATTGGTGGTGCGGGGTTAGCACGGGGTTATTTAAATCGTCGAGAGTTAACTGCCCAACGGTTTATTTCTCACCCCAATCTTTCAGGGACAAGGCTTTATCGTACAGGAGATGTAGTTCGCTATCTGCCTGATGGCAACATTGAGTTTTTAGGGCGAAGTGACTATCAAGTAAAAATTCGGGGTTTCCGCATTGAGTTGGCAGAGGTAGAAGCGGCAATTCTCCAAAATCCACAAGTGAAAGAAACTGCGGTAGTTGTACGGGAAGATAACCCTGGTAATCAGCGTTTGGTTGCCTATGTGGTAGCTCAACAGCAGAGTCATGATTTGATAGGGGCTTTGCAGCAACTTCTCAAGAATCGGTTGCCTAACTACATGATTCCCTCGGCTTTTGTGCTGTTGGAGGCGCTACCTCTGTTACCGAACGGTAAACTCAATCGCCAAGCTTTACCTGAGCCTAATCTTATACGCGCCGAAATAGAAGAAAGTTTTGTTCCACCGAGAACAGATGCTCAAAAGATACTAGCCAAAATTTGGGCAGCAGTTCTCAGGGTTGAGCAAGTTGGTATCTACGATAACTTCTTTGAATTGGGTGGCGATTCTATTCTCAGTATTCAGGTGATTGCAAGAGCCAAACAAGCAGGTTTGCAATTGACAGCCAAGCAACTGTTTGAGCATCAAGCGATCGCGCAATTAGCAGCAGTAGCAGGTACAATTACCCTACCAGAGGCAGAACAAGGTTTAGTCACAGGTGAAGTTCCGCTCACACCAATCCAAAACTGGTTTTTTGAGCAAGATTTTCCTCATCCCCATCACTGGAATCAGTCAGCACTGTTAGAACCACAGCAACAACTCAATCCCCAACTGTTAGCAACAGCAATACAGCATTTACTAGAACAACACGATGCTTTGCGTCTGCGATATGAGCAAACAAAAGCTGGCTGGAGACAATTTATTCCCAGTACAGATAATTCTCAGGTATTTACTCACATAGATTTATCATCTGTTGCTGAACCATTACAAGCGATCGAAACCGCAGCTACAGAAATTCAGGCATCGCTCAACCTCAGTCAAGGCCCTTTGGTGCGTGTCGCTTTATTCGAGTTAGGTAGGCAAAATCAGCGATTATTAGTAGTTATCCATCACTTGGCTGTGGATGGTGTTTCTTGGCGAATATTGCTAGAAGACCTGCAAAGTGCGTACCATCAACTCAGTCAAAGTCAGTCAGTTAAATTACCTGCAAAAACTACATCCTTTAAACAGTGGGCTAGTCTTCTGCAAGACTATGCACAATCGAAAACACTACAGCAAGAGCTAGAACACTGGTTGTCTTTATCTAAAGCCACTGTTTCACCTTTACCAGTTGACTATCTAGGTGGTACTAACACGGTTGCTGACTCACATACTATATCTGTGCATCTCACAGCCGCAGAAACTACTGCTTTGTTAACAGAAGTCCCAGCTACCTACAATACCCAAATCAATGATGTGTTACTGACAGCATTGGTACATGCTTTCACACCGTGGATGAGTAGCAGCACAGTCTTGGTAAATTTAGAGGGTCACGGGCGCGAAGAAATATTTAATCATGTGGATTTATCACGTACCGTAGGCTGGTTTACTTCCGAATTTCCTGTATTACTATCTTTAGAATCTCGGCAACCAGGAGATACGCTGAAAACGATTAAAGAACAACTGCGGCAAATTCCTAACCGAGGTATTGGTTACGGCATACTGCGTTATCTTCACAATGAACCCGATATTGTGAAACAATTGCAAGCCATTCCTCCAACACAGGTAAGTTTTAACTACTTAGGTCAATTTGATCAAGTTTTATCAGATGCTTCTTTGCTTGTACCTGCTTTTGAAGCTAGTGGTTCTGCTTATCATCACCAAAGTCAACGCAGCCAATTACTAGAAATTAACGGTTTGATTGTGGGTAACAAATTGTGTCTGGAATGGACTTACAGTCAAAGTTTGTATAGACACACAACAATTGAAAAACTGGCAGGAAATTTTTTACAGGCGCTACAAGAAATTATTACTCACTGTCAGAACCCGGATGTGGGTGGTTATACACCTTCTGATTTCCCAGAGGTGGAATTGAGTCAAACGGAACTAGACAACGTACTTGCAGAAATGGACTTTGGTTGAGGAGAGGATAAGGTGAACAAGAAGAATATAGAAGGGATTTACCCGCTTTCGGGTTCACAACAAGGTATGCTGTTCGAGACTCTGGCTAGTGTTAGCTCAGAGATACATATTGAACAATCGACCTGGGCTTGGCATGGTCATTTGGATATTCAGGCGTTTGAGAAAGCTTGGCAAAGAATTATTGAACGTCATTCAATCTTCAGAGCCGGGTTTGTGTGGAAAGAGCAAGCAGAACCTTTAATGGTGGTGTTGCGAGAGATTGCTGTATCTATTGCCCAACAAGACTGGCGCGGTTTGGACTCCCAAACACAGCAACAGCGATTGCTAGATTTTATGTTAAGCGATCGCACTCAAGGTTTTCCACTATCCAAACCACCGCTCATGCGTTTGACGT is a genomic window of Fortiea contorta PCC 7126 containing:
- a CDS encoding amino acid adenylation domain-containing protein, coding for MEVKNIADIYELSPMQQGILFHILYAPDSELYFVHLSCTLQGDLDIFAFEKAWQRVIERHTILRTSFHWQDLEKPLQIVNRQVQVPLKKLDWRRISPTSQQQQLEALLATDRQQGFDFTQAPLMRLFLIQLTDDTYQFVWSKSHLILDGWSRALVLKEVLDVYQALCRGQDISLAPSRAYGDYIEWLQEQDLSQAEAFWRRMLGDVEASTSLGVDRNYVFAGEKIYTEQQVKLSAATTTALQTLAQQNRLTINTIIQGAYALLLSRYSNQNDVIFGVTSAGRPASVVGAESMVGLFINTLPARVQVNLEELLLPWLQKLQVQRAEVNNYEYSPLMQVQAWSNVPRNLPLFESIVVFENYPMDASLKEWGGNLNVNNIQSSEKTNYPLTVMVVPGTELELKLLYDRRRFDAATITRMLGHFSTLLESIATNPSQKLKDLSWLTVNEKYQLLIDWNNTQAEYPAQCIHQLFEAQVEKTPDALAIEFADQYLTYRELNQRANQLAHYLQELGVKPEVLVGVCVERSLEMVIGLLAILKAGGAYLPLDPAHPSERLNYILEDAQVSILLTQQKLAATLLQTAAKTIYLDTNTASIIQYDKHNSVNEVTPNNLAYLIYTSGSTGKPKGVQVPHRGVVNFLNSMLVSVGMTQQDILLSVTTITFDIAALELFLPLIVGARTVVVSREVASDGVQLAASIAKYKTTFMQATPATWRMLLAARWKGNQQLKILCGGEALPVELANELQQRCACLWNVYGPTETTIWSTIYQVNQIGDRFTNIPIGRPIANTQIYILDKGLQPVPVGVIGELYIGGDGVTRGYLNRPELTAERFISNPFSDVPAARLYKTGDLARYCADGNIEFLGRSDYQVKIRGFRIELGEIEAIVSQHPEVNAAAVIAWKDELGVQRLVGYIVPHQESSDLVYQLQQFLKQKLPEYMIPATFVILEALPLTANNKVDRKALPAPNNIQLEAELDFVPPKTVAEQQLVDIWIQVLGLEKVGVNQNFFELGGDSIRSIQVQSQAREKGINFSLPQLFQYQSIRELLKNVTSNEADTELIAPSQPFSLISPEDLSKMPESVEDAYPLSQLQAGMFFHSELSQEQTQAAYHNITTLYLKAPFHLEKLQIAVQRLAECHPILRTSFHLNTFSQPLQLVHRQVIIPLRVVDLRHLSGNEQQQELAAWLEVEQRHKFDWEKAPLLRLQIHRRSEETFQFSFTEHHAILDGWSIALMLTELFTEYFSLLNNEVSGIDSQRAIAFRDFIAKEQQALASQECQQYWQEKLSDHTVTLVPRWPATSTNKSVKQVCQQDVAISPQLSDGLKQLAKSTGVPLKSVLLAAHLRVLNLLSGQSDIVTGLVTNGRLEQKDGDRILGLFLNTLPLRLHLDGGTWLDLIQEVFQVERELLNFRWYPLAQLQQNFGGQSLFEVAFNFVNFHVYQGLQNQDNVEFLEEKSFQETNFPLFADFSLNAFSSQVNLVLEYNAAEFSSAQIQAIGGYYVNALAAMVHTPSARYESQSLLSAEETQQLLVEWNQTSSEILPNVCLHQLIENQVQQTPNAVAVVFNNQQLTYDELNCRANQLAHYLQDLGVKPEVLVGICVERSLDMIVGILGILKAGGAYLPLDPSYPQERLAYMLADAQVPVLLTQQQPLSTLPPHTAKVICLDTDWEIISQRSFFNPQSKVTPQNLAYVIYTSGSTGQSKGVMIEHQSFVNAYLGWEQVYQLRSKASCHLQIASFAFDVFSGDMVRALCSGGKLVLCPKEVLLSPEQLYALMLQEQVDCAEFVPVVLRHLCTYLEQNQQRLDFMQLLICGSDSWYGGEYEQFRCLCGSQTRLINSFGLTEATIDSSYFESITANLPTEQLVPIGRPFPHTQIYILDSNLQPVPIGVTGELYISGKGLARGYRHRPDLTAAKFLPNPFSHQPEARLYKTGDLARYWADGNIEFLRRSDRQVKIRGFRIELGEIEAVLSQHPGLRESVVTVREDIPNDQRLVAYFVSQSGDISVFQLRNFLKAKLPAYMIPTTFMVLEAIPLTPNGKIDRRALPAPDTVAVQTEKNPAPASTAVQELLIGIWEAILGITQIGIDDNFFELGGHSLLATRVISQIRKSFKVDLPLRNLFELPTIAELAKEIEKLKQAELKLTLPPIKPSSRLDKIPLSFPQQRLWYLEQLQPNQTAFNILDAVRISGLLNISALNKSLNEIIRRHEILRTTFTIVNGEPAQIIAPSLTLKLNILDLSQLADNEQQQTAYKLAQQEAEKPFVLDKGPLVRATLIRVTEADYILLLTMHHIISDGWSTGVLIQEFLELYEAFCLDKPSPLPELAIQYADFAIWQRQSFQGEVLQNLLGYWQQQLKNLPILKLPTDYPRPDIVTYNGAKQSLTLSKTLFAAIKTLSLQEETTVFMTLLAAFNVVLHYYSGQDEIVVGTDVANRNRSETEGLIGFFVNQLVLRNSVTGNPSFSELLQRVKEVTLGAYSHQDVPFDILVNTLNPERKLNLSPLFQVKFILDNTQAPPLELAGLTINPLEITRSTTQLDLILRLIETPNGMVADLEYNTDIFVSGTIAKILKHWEIVLMQVVNHRDLRLQELVDAIAAAETQEKSLAKIKHKQDIQQKIKTIKRKAITS